One Antedon mediterranea chromosome 1, ecAntMedi1.1, whole genome shotgun sequence genomic window, cccctactcatcttgaaagatgtactaggttctttaaagtgcacatgagctagatgtgtacaccggatctacggtttatagtcctttaTCCAAACTCGTTCTACccccagaaccatggagcgagtgagccccGAACTCTTGCCaattccactgtcttaaccactcggccactcacttGTTGGATTGCACTGCCCTGTCTTAACCACTCAGCCacttattgtaggcctattaataacTAAATTACCTAAGTGCTCTACTTGTTGGTATATTAAGGTAATGCATAGCTTCGCTGCAAAGAAATTCTCTGACCGATGACCTTAATACGGCTCGGCCATCCCCACGCCTCGAGTAGGGGGTCAAACCAGACCCCTTTAACTGCAACTCCCAGGTTTCATTGTTCCTTTAAACGAAGAGTAAATAATTTGTAAGAAATGTTGTAAGTTTTACAGCCATTGGAAACAATGGATCAATTAACCGGTCTAGATTACTCAGCAAAGTTATAGAATATTGTGctgttttttttatactgtaccTATTTGTGTATTCACCAAGCAAATGAGCCCTTCCATCACCTAGCTGGCCAGCCCAACTACCAAACTGAAAATTTAAAGACAAAGAATTACAAATAAatctgtttatttatttaatccatTGAAATGGGTGTTCATTAAACATttgtttatcattaatatttatttatttagtagtgATTGGTTGGAAGACACCTAATTGGTAACTGTGGCTTGGACTGCTTTCctggggcggattgctataatacagtcttactaaagccacccctgttagaccattgctattAAACAGTCTTAACTAAGACCGCGTAAGGTAACTAATTGAGGGCGTACTTTACGCTAAGACCGTTTATAGACTGCTTATAGCAATCCCCCActggcagctagtgactatgattATAGGGTTTCTCCTTGCATCgcgtttgtttaatttgttgatttgtattgtattttgtaaaatgtatcttttacctgaataattactaataatgtGTTCTCTAGAATTGAATGCTTCTAGAATGATAATTATTTCACACCTAAGTCAAGACTTTACCTGGTGACCACCGTAACGGTGTACTAATGGAGGAACATGTTGTAGAACAGTATTACCAGAAACAAATGCACGAAAGAACTCCTCCTTTGCTACTTCTGGATCTAAATCCAGTATCTTCTCCATCACATCCTCTGATACAGCAACAACCtgtgtttgtgtttttaatggtgTTGGTTGTACTTTTGAGAATAATACATTCTTTACTTGTCTTACATAATTCTTGTCAATTGAATCAATTGGaaaattttctgtaaaaaaaggGCACTATACATCTATATAGCATTTATCAATCAATACCAACAACCAGTCTTTAACATTACATTAAATTCAGAAATGTTAACAAATTAAATTCCATGTTGTACTGGCCTATTATATAACATTATCAAACAAATGGTTGGCGCGAATGGCGTTTCATACTAAGGATAATTAAAAGTGATTAGTGAATCCTTTCAATCTTTATTAAACGcaattaaatgttttacttacCTCGGACAGATTTGCAAGGTTTTACATTCAATACCCAATCTCCAAAAGATGTAAATAGTGGTAACTCTAGGCCTAGACCACCTGCACATTCTGAAACTGTGTGCAGGCGCTGATGACTAGTTTTCTCCTGCGAGCAAGTTTCGGTTGAATCGTCCGCTTTCAAGCAAAATTTACCttcattattttcatttgtcAATGAACAATAAATACATGATATGAATACTAACGTAAATATATTAGTTTGAAGACCACCTTTTGGAAAAGATATTTTCATCATCTATGCtcataatttgttattttaaacagttaatTACAATCTTCCAACTTCTATTGCCAGGCCTAAACTTGCATTCCGCGAAGGTAAAAATTTCCTACAACTATGGAACGTCAAACGTGCAATATAACAGTGTTTAtagataaatttttttttttatcacaatataaaatgtttattgttcatttttaaaatacaccATTAGTGAATAACATGCATACACCAATTTTGAaagatatttaggcctatatgtatttCATGTATATTGTTATCTATACCCCATATTGGTATATatggtatatttgaataaattgaaaaattaaaatatcagGTTAAAAAGCTAAAAATGACAGCAAACAGTCAAAAACCTTTGGTACTTGTAACAGTTAATTCCTCAACAATTAAAACTAGAAGACTCAATTAATTGTGCGATATATAAATGGTTAGCACCAGGCCAACCAGTTGCAACAATTTATCCCTTTgttagaaaaaacaaaaatgttatctttaaaatataattaaacctctaatgataaacaatatcaatgtataaaaattaatataatattactctcccaaaaccagacacTGTCAAGCTGGCCCACTGACAATTCTTATTGGCGGAGAGCCTCTAGCAGCCTGATAATCTATGGTTGTATTCACCATTAACACTTAGTCTACTAGGGAAACACCCgtaacaatttaaaattcccttaaattaaatattcatgCAAATGTTAAATACCACCActgttgtatttttatttctatataatttatatGTAGTACTGTTTatagtaatgtattgtaattaaataatattttatatataattaaatgatAAACAAGATAGATAAAATGAGGCTCTTGACTGGTCCACAGCAAGCACAGAGATTATAATGGGTTTACTTCACTATACTTCAGCAACAACAACTTTAGTTGCAAAGGCTAAAGCAATGGCTAAGATAGCACCAACCACCGTTGCATAGTTTAGAGCCATTCCAAAAATCTGTCGggggaaaaaaaaacaatgcaaatTAGTAAAAATTTGCTAAAACCATGGGGCCCTCGGCCTGTACGTTACGCCACTGCCCGTCTACCAAACTTAGTTCCGCCTCCGATACTGCGATAAAGTACATACCGTAAACGACAATGGAGCCTTCATAATGAAGCTGATTAATGGCATTCTCTCTTCAGTGGGAACAATACTCTGAAATGGTaaatacaaaatgattattatctATTGTGCTAAAGTGCAATcataaaacataaatacaattatagCAGCAGGGACAAGATATTTCAAACTATATGCTTATTTAATTTATAGACTTATAAGCATATGCTTACACTAGAACAAATTCATCAGAGTTTTGGAAAAGCAAAAGATATTTTtcagtgtaaagctctgtctacactatcaaactttatgtggcaaaaaaatataatgtgcctatatcactaccatatttgggcacatcacactttttttgtcaaacaagtttgatagtgtagacagtgctttacaTCAAACCAGTTACCTTGGCAACTCTTTGACCTTCTCCATTGACCTCTGTGGGAGCTGAGCACAAGAGTGGAAGACAAAACAATGGTATGAAGAAGATGACCATGTCTGAGACGGTAGCGTTATGGTCAATCCAGTAGATCAAGTAGAATACACTCCACGATATCAAGAGAACAATCCAAGTGGCTAACCAACGTTGGAGGTACATAGATGTTGTACGAAGGCGACACTGCAAAGGATAGaacaaattactgtatatagtccatgggatttagctaaCAAATGACATATTTTCAATACTAATTgcaagaaatgtttttttacatGAAATAGGTTCTTTGGACTATACAGAACAGAACTATCAACGTTAGGACGTGTTTGGACATTGGGAAGTATGTAGCTTACAGACTTGCAACAAAACATATAATGCATAATTTATGCTAagtcctaaagctctgtctaaactatcaaactttatgtgacaaaaaaatgtgatgtgcccatatatggacatgatgatgtaatatcactaccatatttgaacacatcactaccatattttggcacatcacagcttttttttttttcaaactagtttgatagtgtagacagagctttagttgtTGCAGATCCAAagctttttattataaaacataggATTTCAAATTTTCATATTATTTCTTGGGCTAACCTGTAATTTCCAATATTTGTTCAGTATTTCTTCATTTGTCAGCATCTCCATGTGTATTTCTGCTAAATCAAAATCTACTTCATCTGTTCCTTCTCTATCGATACTTTTCTCTATGCTCTCTGTTGTTGACTGTAAACAcaacagtattttaacattttaatagtatttttctttgtagttttattgtcttaattatgccaagcaaaacaaatttccattttaaagtggaccAATAAAATCTCTTGAATTTTGTTAGTAATCTCTACTGTTTTGCtgtcattttcatttttatctttttaacaaattttatttatctttataatgttatttaaattattatggtTTATTCAGAACAATTGTCATCGTGGCCCAAAGGCCAAATTGTGaacaattttacaattaaatacATGGTTAAAAACAGATACATTAAAAAACCACCAGAAATAAAGTAGAAAAGcacattaatataaaaatatataaacatatacagaAAGTACACAAAAATTTCATTATTTACATTATGTATGCTtacatttgattggttgattttgtatCACATGCAATTATTCACTGCTCTACCTAATGGTTCTATTGAATGGTTCTATTGAATGGTTCTACATAATGGTTCTATTGAATGGTTCTATCTAATGGTTCTATTGAATGGTTCTATTGAATGGTTCTATTGAATGGTTCTACCTAATGGTTCTATTGAATGGTTCTATCTAATGGTTCTATTGAATGGTTCTACCTAATGGTTCTATTGAATGGTTCTATCTAATGGTTCTATTGAATGGTTCTATTGAATGGTTCTATTGAATGGTTCTATCTAATGGTTCTATTGAATGGTTCTATCTAATGGTTCTATCTAATGGTTCTATTGAATGGTTCTATTGAATGGTTTTACCTAATGGTTCTATTGAATGGTTCTATCTAATGGTTCTATTGAATGGTTCTATCTAATGGTTCTATTGAATGGTTCTATTGAACAAAAACCAAACATTTTAGGATTGCATTCAATTGATTACCAACCTGTATAGAATGGTTATTGCGATATTCTTGTAGATACTTGTACGGAGGTTGTGACACGTCACCGATCTTTTGAAGAAGACCGTACGATTCAAAGCTACGAGCTAAAAATGCCACTGATCTACGTCTTCTAGCTCTTTCATTATGATCCCATTCAACTGAAAAGAAAAGCTTGGCTTGAACTATGACCTTAATTTTAGCAAGATATGCTATTCACACTGAAAATGAAAGGCAATTGATATCGACTTGTcactttaattattttgtttttacatagCGTTTTTTAGGAAATTTTAGCTTAAGTATGGTTATGACACGCCAAATTGGAttggaaaaacaattatttacctgaaaaaactgcaatttaaaataaagaaaaaaatagtcaaattggctaccagccagtgggtttttggttgaatttaactatttattttgtcattttataagtgaaaatattattttttctcgtttttttttctacagaagtgattaaatCTACAAATAACCTATTCAACGTCTGaataattaatcttcatttttcaggtttttgggggacaatacatctttaaagctGAATCACCATCTAAAACCTAAACATTATGTTGATATCTAACATAACTTGCCTTCTAGATCTTGAGTAGACTGTACAGTAACATTTCTTTTTCGTTTGTTGCAGTGGCCATTACTAGTCTCAAGGGTGTCTCTTTGATGTATGCTCCTGTCAATAGCCTTAGCATTGTCTGTTGCATCAATACTCATCTTCTTCTTTATCTGCTTCAGTTCATATGCCATCACATCCATGTCTAATTCCATCAGGAATCTACGAATACCtggaaattaacaaaaatacgTAATATGGTAAATTATACTATTGCTTTTgggagtaggcctacacttttaaAATACCATTATGCTTTATTTAAAGGCTGGGCAATTAACAATTTGATAATTAAATTGA contains:
- the LOC140063594 gene encoding uncharacterized protein yields the protein MDGRPTLLTNDEGDSDPVLNKAAVSYYDIHMNNVSESKPLPPWIRWIIFKSLGIKTHEKDKPWFATFLYMLTLTSALIYAVSNTWYTCADVKSLYTKFDVLSGTVNLTMAYAYCAVALYANQLAYKLFTSNVLVGSVRLHSKTVFKVNVGILILVLGLVFIGLYDYQLFINFQTGHCRNVSAPVIICHIMYPSHATLSVFCLLWNLLVGIVCLSVCRTHTHSIRRFLMELDMDVMAYELKQIKKKMSIDATDNAKAIDRSIHQRDTLETSNGHCNKRKRNVTVQSTQDLEVEWDHNERARRRRSVAFLARSFESYGLLQKIGDVSQPPYKYLQEYRNNHSIQSTTESIEKSIDREGTDEVDFDLAEIHMEMLTNEEILNKYWKLQCRLRTTSMYLQRWLATWIVLLISWSVFYLIYWIDHNATVSDMVIFFIPLFCLPLLCSAPTEVNGEGQRVAKSIVPTEERMPLISFIMKAPLSFTIFGMALNYATVVGAILAIALAFATKVVVAEV